One segment of Methanoculleus taiwanensis DNA contains the following:
- the acs gene encoding acetate--CoA ligase, which yields MAEDFNVKLDTAMYYTPSEECTKDSWAGDYNQRYQEFVADPAAYWEKIARELEWYEEWDQVREWNYPHAKWFTNGKLNITHNCLDRHVFNQRRNKVAIMWRGETADEERIFTYKQLYQAVCRFANGLKSLGVEKGDRVCIYMPVVPEQIIAMLACARIGAIHTVVFGGFGVAALNQRIRGVGAKVVIAADVTFRRGKAIPLKTIVEEAVVNAPSVERIVVLRRDETKPVELHPEMEVDFNDLMENQPRECAAETMDAEDPLFILFTSGTTGEPKGIVHTCGGYMVGTYYTTKYVFDVRDNDVYWCTADPGWITGHSYGVYGPLLNGATCLIAEATPDFPDNGVWWNLIEEYGVTIFYTAPTAIRMFMRVGAEWPQKYNLSSLRVLGSVGEPLNPEAFEWYYQHIGNRECPIVDTWWQTETGMHMITTMIGEPMRPGFAGKPIPGIIADVVDKDGNPVPPGTGGLLVIREPWPSMMRTIWGNDERYQKYWNTIPGCYTAADLAVKDENGYIMVIGRSDDLIVVAGHNIGTAEVESALVSHEAVAEAAVIGKPDAMKGNVIKAFVILIEGYQASEKLINELTYHVRMTLGPIAIPSEIEVVDALPKTRSGKIMRRVLKAREMGMDPGDISTLED from the coding sequence ATGGCTGAAGATTTTAATGTAAAACTCGACACGGCAATGTATTACACACCGAGCGAGGAGTGCACGAAAGACTCCTGGGCCGGAGACTACAACCAGCGCTACCAGGAATTTGTGGCAGACCCCGCCGCGTACTGGGAAAAGATTGCCCGGGAACTCGAGTGGTACGAGGAGTGGGATCAGGTCAGAGAATGGAACTATCCGCACGCGAAGTGGTTCACGAACGGGAAGCTCAATATCACGCACAACTGCCTCGACCGCCACGTCTTCAACCAGCGCCGGAATAAAGTCGCCATTATGTGGCGGGGTGAGACGGCCGACGAGGAGCGGATCTTCACCTATAAGCAGCTCTACCAGGCCGTCTGCAGGTTCGCAAACGGCCTCAAAAGCCTCGGGGTAGAGAAAGGAGATCGCGTCTGCATCTACATGCCGGTCGTGCCCGAACAGATCATCGCCATGCTCGCCTGCGCCCGTATCGGGGCAATCCATACGGTTGTCTTCGGCGGTTTCGGAGTGGCTGCGCTCAACCAGCGTATCCGCGGAGTCGGAGCGAAAGTGGTCATCGCCGCAGATGTCACCTTCAGGCGCGGGAAAGCAATTCCCCTCAAGACGATCGTTGAAGAGGCGGTCGTAAACGCCCCGAGCGTCGAGCGTATCGTTGTACTGCGCCGGGACGAGACGAAGCCGGTCGAACTGCATCCCGAGATGGAAGTCGACTTTAACGACCTCATGGAGAACCAGCCCCGGGAGTGCGCAGCCGAGACGATGGATGCCGAAGACCCCCTGTTCATCCTCTTTACCAGCGGTACGACCGGTGAGCCCAAGGGCATCGTCCATACCTGCGGCGGGTACATGGTCGGCACCTACTACACGACGAAATACGTCTTTGATGTCAGGGACAACGACGTCTACTGGTGCACCGCCGATCCGGGCTGGATCACCGGCCATAGTTATGGCGTCTACGGCCCGCTCCTGAACGGCGCCACCTGCCTTATCGCCGAGGCAACGCCCGACTTCCCGGATAACGGCGTCTGGTGGAACCTGATCGAGGAGTACGGTGTCACCATCTTCTACACCGCTCCGACCGCCATCCGGATGTTCATGCGGGTCGGTGCCGAGTGGCCGCAGAAGTACAATCTCTCATCACTCCGTGTCCTCGGTTCAGTCGGGGAACCGTTAAACCCCGAGGCATTCGAGTGGTACTACCAGCATATCGGCAACAGGGAGTGCCCGATCGTCGATACCTGGTGGCAGACCGAGACCGGGATGCATATGATCACCACGATGATCGGCGAGCCGATGCGCCCGGGGTTTGCGGGTAAACCAATCCCCGGCATCATTGCCGACGTCGTCGACAAAGATGGCAACCCCGTCCCGCCGGGTACCGGCGGACTGCTTGTCATCAGAGAACCCTGGCCGTCGATGATGCGCACGATCTGGGGGAACGACGAGCGCTATCAGAAGTACTGGAACACCATTCCCGGCTGCTACACCGCTGCGGACCTCGCGGTGAAGGACGAGAACGGCTATATCATGGTCATCGGCCGCTCCGACGACCTGATCGTCGTCGCCGGGCATAACATCGGTACTGCGGAGGTCGAGAGTGCTCTCGTCTCTCATGAGGCCGTTGCCGAGGCAGCAGTCATCGGCAAGCCCGACGCAATGAAAGGGAATGTCATAAAGGCCTTTGTCATCCTCATCGAGGGGTACCAGGCAAGCGAGAAGCTGATAAACGAACTCACGTATCATGTCAGGATGACGCTCGGCCCCATCGCCATCCCGTCCGAGATCGAGGTCGTCGATGCTCTCCCGAAGACCCGGAGCGGAAAAATTATGCGTCGTGTCCTGAAAGCAAGAGAGATGGGCATGGATCCCGGAGATATCTCCACCCTTGAGGATTGA
- the surE gene encoding 5'/3'-nucleotidase SurE yields the protein MKPKVLLTNDDGVTSAGIWAAYEALSPIADVTVVAPATQQSAVGRSISIFEPIRTYEITMNGVPAYSVGGKPTDAVIIGLYSLNLAPDLVVSGVNIGENLSYESIMTSGTVGAALEASNQGVPSVAFSLQVEDQGDKFDDPSRVTDRFEETKRIVRDVCERVLRDGFPEHADVINVNIPSKVSGGYEVTRLAEKLFHTGVEKRLDPRGRPYYWIDGPLFEDAEEGTDVHAVRMGNISITPITLDCTALRAADRLADIFR from the coding sequence ATGAAACCCAAAGTACTGCTCACCAATGATGACGGGGTTACGTCAGCTGGAATATGGGCTGCATACGAAGCCCTTTCCCCCATTGCGGATGTCACGGTCGTTGCACCTGCGACACAGCAGAGTGCGGTCGGAAGATCCATCTCGATCTTCGAACCGATCCGCACCTACGAGATCACCATGAACGGGGTGCCCGCCTATTCGGTCGGCGGGAAACCGACCGATGCGGTGATCATCGGCCTGTACTCGCTGAATCTTGCTCCCGATCTCGTGGTCAGCGGTGTCAATATCGGTGAAAATCTCTCATACGAGTCCATTATGACGTCGGGCACGGTGGGCGCTGCCCTTGAGGCTTCGAACCAGGGCGTCCCGTCCGTCGCGTTTTCACTGCAGGTGGAGGATCAGGGCGATAAATTCGACGACCCTTCGCGTGTGACCGATCGGTTTGAGGAGACCAAACGCATTGTCCGCGATGTCTGCGAGCGAGTGCTGCGGGACGGGTTTCCGGAGCATGCCGATGTTATCAATGTTAACATCCCCTCGAAGGTCAGTGGAGGGTATGAGGTGACCCGGCTTGCCGAGAAACTCTTCCACACCGGTGTTGAGAAGAGGCTCGATCCGCGCGGCCGGCCGTACTACTGGATCGATGGACCTCTGTTCGAGGATGCCGAGGAAGGCACCGATGTGCATGCCGTCAGGATGGGCAACATCTCCATTACACCGATCACCCTCGACTGCACGGCGCTGCGCGCCGCCGATCGGCTTGCCGATATCTTCCGGTAA
- a CDS encoding GNAT family N-acetyltransferase — MNLHDDPVCGRRCKEVQAGSLTIRPYRPSDLDQILLLFFDTVHIVNSRDYTKDQVDRWAPAERCDRMRWESFLAENNAYVAVIGDVVVGFADCTAGCYLHMLYTHAEYQGCGIGSGLLATLEENARTSGCRCIRTDASITARPFFARRGYECLGEEWVFLSGMAFLRYRMRKKIL, encoded by the coding sequence ATGAACCTCCACGATGATCCTGTCTGCGGCAGGCGGTGCAAGGAAGTTCAGGCCGGGTCTCTGACGATCCGCCCCTACAGGCCGTCCGATCTCGATCAGATTCTGCTTCTCTTCTTTGATACCGTTCACATCGTCAACAGCCGGGATTATACGAAAGATCAGGTCGATCGCTGGGCGCCTGCTGAACGGTGCGACCGGATGCGGTGGGAATCTTTCCTCGCAGAGAACAACGCCTATGTCGCCGTGATCGGGGATGTGGTCGTCGGGTTCGCCGATTGTACCGCTGGCTGCTACCTGCACATGCTCTACACGCATGCGGAATACCAGGGATGCGGGATCGGTTCAGGCCTCCTCGCGACGCTCGAGGAGAATGCCCGCACTTCCGGGTGCCGCTGTATCCGGACGGATGCGAGCATTACGGCACGGCCTTTCTTTGCCCGCCGTGGATACGAGTGCCTCGGGGAAGAATGGGTCTTCCTCTCCGGCATGGCGTTTCTCCGGTACCGGATGAGAAAAAAGATCTTGTGA
- a CDS encoding TATA-box-binding protein → MNERRPEESLKIENIVASAKVTDFLDLPSLASQLKDAEYNKKRFPGVVLRMQDPKIAALVFGSGKVVLTGAKSIDSLNKGLQILGDQLRALQIDISEELSYKIQNIVTSADLGTPINLNKIAVGFNLDKIEYEPEQFPGLVYRLDDPKVVVLLFGSGKLIITGGKQPEDAKRAVQRILSELSNLGLI, encoded by the coding sequence ATGAATGAACGTAGACCGGAAGAGTCTCTCAAGATAGAAAATATCGTTGCTTCCGCCAAAGTGACGGATTTCCTTGATCTGCCCTCCCTTGCATCTCAGCTCAAGGACGCCGAATACAATAAGAAGCGGTTCCCCGGGGTCGTCCTCCGGATGCAGGATCCAAAGATCGCAGCGCTTGTCTTCGGGTCAGGCAAAGTCGTGCTTACCGGTGCGAAGAGCATCGACAGCCTCAACAAAGGCCTCCAGATCCTCGGCGACCAGCTCCGGGCGCTGCAGATCGATATCTCCGAAGAGCTTAGTTACAAGATCCAGAACATCGTGACCTCGGCGGATCTCGGCACCCCGATCAACCTCAATAAGATTGCAGTAGGTTTCAACCTCGATAAGATCGAATACGAGCCCGAACAATTTCCAGGCCTCGTTTACCGCCTCGACGATCCGAAGGTAGTCGTACTCCTCTTCGGCTCGGGAAAGCTGATCATCACCGGAGGAAAACAACCTGAAGACGCAAAGCGGGCGGTCCAGCGGATCCTCTCTGAGCTATCTAATCTCGGTCTCATATAA
- a CDS encoding ArsR family transcriptional regulator, whose amino-acid sequence MRSDKVRYFTPKEEELAELLMGIGIKRNVSKVLVYLASIDEATSRDIERGTDLRQPEVSIAMRYLKECNWIETRESKSESKGRPVKIYTLSLPITEIMDTIEKEKKKEARHQLDLIQKMRETISMQ is encoded by the coding sequence ATGAGGTCAGATAAAGTACGATATTTTACTCCAAAAGAGGAAGAGCTTGCCGAACTGCTCATGGGCATCGGGATCAAGCGCAACGTCTCCAAAGTTCTCGTATACCTGGCAAGTATTGACGAAGCTACCTCCCGGGATATCGAGCGGGGCACAGACCTTCGCCAGCCGGAGGTCAGCATTGCGATGCGCTACCTCAAGGAGTGTAACTGGATCGAGACTCGGGAGAGCAAATCCGAGAGCAAAGGAAGACCGGTCAAGATCTACACGCTGTCCCTCCCGATAACCGAGATAATGGATACGATCGAGAAAGAAAAGAAGAAAGAAGCCCGGCACCAGCTCGACCTCATCCAGAAGATGCGCGAGACCATATCAATGCAGTGA
- the artA gene encoding archaeosortase A — protein MIEYLVLISCIAFLAFLIPNTTFRKYFAIVGWVSIAGYLFSELPYYFSINNFMYPIIALLSIPFLYVTIRALLREDRRILQLSMAAAVAFLIYAPFAYITPLGDWLIAAVVAQTSWMLSLAGYPVSHVSWNILTRNGFQTEIILACTGIQSIAIMLGVAGAVKTTLRQKVLAFLLVFPTIYILNIFRNTFVISAYTGQWFPYLPEIAGNGEFGYESFFWAHNVMCELGALLLLVAIAYGLFIIIPGLGAFADDLFKLYREELTVLVRRVKDEPPR, from the coding sequence ATGATTGAGTATCTGGTGCTGATCTCCTGCATCGCGTTTCTGGCCTTCCTCATACCCAATACCACCTTCCGCAAATATTTTGCCATCGTCGGCTGGGTGAGCATTGCAGGATATCTCTTCTCCGAGCTGCCATACTACTTTTCCATCAATAACTTCATGTACCCCATAATCGCCCTCCTCTCGATACCCTTCCTGTATGTCACGATACGTGCCCTCCTGCGGGAAGACCGCCGGATACTGCAGCTCTCCATGGCCGCTGCGGTTGCCTTTCTGATCTATGCTCCTTTCGCATACATTACACCGCTCGGCGACTGGCTCATCGCCGCTGTTGTGGCGCAGACGTCATGGATGCTCAGCCTTGCCGGTTACCCCGTCTCGCATGTCTCCTGGAATATTCTTACCCGGAACGGATTTCAGACCGAGATCATCCTTGCCTGTACCGGCATCCAGAGTATCGCCATCATGCTCGGTGTCGCCGGCGCCGTGAAGACCACCCTGCGCCAGAAGGTGCTTGCATTCCTCCTTGTATTTCCGACGATTTACATCCTGAATATCTTCCGGAATACCTTTGTGATATCGGCCTATACCGGACAGTGGTTCCCCTACCTCCCGGAGATAGCGGGGAACGGTGAGTTCGGCTACGAGAGTTTCTTCTGGGCGCACAATGTCATGTGCGAACTCGGCGCACTCCTGCTGCTCGTCGCCATCGCGTACGGCCTGTTTATCATCATCCCGGGGCTTGGAGCATTTGCCGATGATCTCTTCAAGCTCTATCGGGAGGAACTCACCGTTCTGGTGCGGCGAGTGAAGGATGAACCTCCACGATGA
- the rpiA gene encoding ribose-5-phosphate isomerase RpiA — MDSSLLAESKRIAGYRAADLVEDGTVIGLGTGSTVFFAMERLAERIASGLSIVGVPTSYQAAIRAREYGIPLTTLDEFPQLALAIDGADQVDPGLSLIKGRGAAHLREKCVADAAEEVVIVVDSTKTVDTLSAPVPIEVLPFACGLAFRRLTEMGGVPVLREGVKKDGPVVTDNGNFIIDCNFGAIPDPASLEQQIAAVPGLLECGLFTTFAEKMRVVVGEGRECRIVSLH; from the coding sequence ATGGATAGTTCGCTCCTTGCTGAATCGAAACGAATTGCTGGATATCGGGCCGCCGATCTCGTCGAAGACGGCACGGTCATCGGACTCGGCACCGGCTCGACGGTGTTTTTTGCGATGGAGCGCCTCGCTGAACGGATCGCGTCCGGCCTTTCCATCGTCGGTGTGCCAACATCGTACCAGGCGGCAATTCGCGCCCGGGAGTACGGGATACCGCTTACAACGCTCGATGAGTTTCCGCAGCTTGCCCTCGCTATCGATGGTGCCGATCAGGTTGACCCGGGTCTCTCCCTGATCAAGGGGCGCGGGGCGGCGCACCTTCGTGAAAAGTGCGTGGCGGATGCGGCTGAAGAGGTGGTCATCGTCGTCGACTCGACCAAGACGGTCGATACCTTAAGCGCACCCGTGCCGATCGAGGTTCTGCCGTTCGCCTGCGGGCTTGCCTTCCGGCGGCTTACCGAGATGGGGGGCGTGCCGGTTCTTCGTGAGGGGGTTAAAAAAGACGGCCCGGTCGTCACCGACAATGGTAACTTTATAATAGATTGTAATTTTGGAGCAATCCCCGATCCCGCATCACTGGAACAGCAGATTGCTGCCGTTCCCGGCCTTCTCGAGTGCGGGCTGTTTACCACCTTTGCAGAAAAGATGCGCGTGGTGGTGGGTGAAGGGCGGGAGTGCCGTATTGTATCACTGCATTGA
- a CDS encoding transcription factor S — protein MMFCPQCKGLMISSGGQMKCRKCGCIREITADHKLKKTDKRLEKEITIVDDQDQVSTMPTATVQCPECGNMTAIWWLRQLRSADESEVRFFRCTACSKTWREYD, from the coding sequence ATGATGTTTTGTCCACAGTGCAAGGGCCTGATGATCTCGTCCGGGGGGCAGATGAAGTGCAGAAAGTGTGGCTGCATCCGAGAAATCACCGCTGATCATAAGCTCAAGAAGACGGACAAAAGGCTTGAGAAGGAGATCACCATCGTCGACGATCAGGATCAGGTCTCGACAATGCCGACCGCCACGGTGCAATGTCCGGAGTGTGGCAATATGACGGCTATCTGGTGGCTGCGACAGCTCCGCTCCGCCGATGAGAGCGAGGTCAGATTCTTCCGGTGCACCGCCTGCAGTAAGACCTGGCGTGAATACGACTAA
- a CDS encoding CDP-alcohol phosphatidyltransferase family protein: MNITSLRPQFVKYTEPLAALFIRLGVTPNQVSLLSLLFGLFSAFTFAGGYFLAGSLLLFISAVLDLVDGNVARKNHSESDFGAVFDWIADKYVDAAVILGVGFSQVPIISHLIAVPPLADFGVVALALFGSMINTFIKPVVYAEIGYSERVAGKIEDPLEGIGFFGRPETVLFLVLGGVTGYIWVAVLVIAVCTNLSAIQRIVYLYRRYA; encoded by the coding sequence ATGAATATAACTTCACTGCGGCCTCAGTTCGTTAAGTATACCGAGCCGCTCGCAGCTCTTTTCATCAGACTGGGAGTCACGCCGAATCAGGTCTCGCTACTCTCCCTCCTCTTCGGCCTCTTCTCCGCTTTCACTTTTGCAGGCGGCTACTTCCTTGCCGGAAGCCTGCTGCTCTTCATCTCCGCAGTGCTCGATCTGGTGGACGGCAACGTCGCCCGCAAGAACCACTCCGAGAGCGACTTTGGTGCCGTATTTGACTGGATAGCCGACAAATATGTCGATGCCGCAGTAATTCTCGGCGTCGGATTCTCACAGGTTCCCATTATCAGCCACCTGATCGCAGTCCCTCCGCTTGCGGACTTCGGCGTAGTAGCTCTCGCGCTCTTCGGCTCCATGATAAACACCTTCATCAAACCGGTTGTCTACGCGGAGATCGGATACAGCGAACGGGTCGCAGGAAAGATCGAGGATCCCCTCGAAGGGATCGGGTTCTTCGGAAGACCCGAGACCGTGCTCTTCCTGGTGCTTGGCGGTGTTACAGGGTACATCTGGGTGGCCGTCCTGGTTATCGCGGTCTGCACGAACCTCTCCGCCATCCAGCGCATCGTGTATCTCTACCGCAGATACGCGTAA